One part of the Streptomyces ferrugineus genome encodes these proteins:
- a CDS encoding DsbA family protein, producing MSEKNREGKRTARERLAVEREKQKAADKRRRALIVGASVVCVLGLAAVVGVVAANAGKDDSSDAGPVVGPSGAQGKDGLAIPVGEQGAKSTLTVWEDFRCPACKSFEDAYRSTIHELTDTGKLKVEYHLATIIDGNMGGTGSRNAANAAACAQDAGKFTQYHDVLYENQPQEIDDAFAKNSRLFELANKVKGLDTPAFRKCVEDGTHNSWVNKSNEAFQKGGFSGTPTVLLNGKNIYQDQTMTPAKLKQMVEEAAKG from the coding sequence GTGAGCGAAAAGAATCGTGAGGGAAAGCGGACCGCCCGGGAGCGGCTGGCGGTCGAGCGGGAGAAGCAGAAGGCCGCCGACAAGCGGCGCCGCGCGCTGATCGTGGGCGCGAGCGTCGTCTGCGTCCTCGGACTCGCGGCGGTGGTCGGAGTCGTCGCGGCGAACGCCGGCAAGGACGACAGCAGTGACGCGGGGCCGGTCGTCGGGCCCTCGGGAGCGCAGGGCAAGGACGGTCTCGCGATCCCGGTGGGCGAGCAGGGCGCCAAGTCGACGCTCACGGTCTGGGAGGACTTCCGCTGCCCGGCCTGCAAGTCCTTCGAGGACGCCTACCGCTCGACGATCCATGAGCTGACCGACACCGGCAAGCTCAAGGTCGAGTACCACCTGGCGACGATCATCGACGGCAACATGGGCGGCACCGGCTCCCGCAACGCCGCCAACGCCGCGGCCTGCGCCCAGGACGCCGGGAAGTTCACGCAGTACCACGACGTGCTGTACGAGAACCAGCCGCAGGAGATCGACGACGCCTTCGCCAAGAACAGCAGGCTGTTCGAGCTCGCGAACAAGGTCAAGGGCCTGGACACGCCCGCCTTCCGCAAGTGCGTCGAGGACGGCACGCACAACAGCTGGGTCAACAAGTCCAACGAGGCGTTCCAGAAGGGCGGCTTCAGCGGCACGCCCACGGTGCTGCTGAACGGCAAGAACATCTACCAGGACCAGACGATGACCCCGGCCAAGCTGAAGCAGATGGTGGAGGAGGCCGCCAAGGGGTGA
- the lgt gene encoding prolipoprotein diacylglyceryl transferase, with the protein MELAYIPSPSRGVINLGPIPLRGYAFCIIIGVFVAVWLGNKRWVARGGRSGTVADIAVWAVPFGLVGGRLYHVITDYQLYFSEGRDWVDALKIWEGGLGIWGAIAFGALGAWIGCRRRGIPLPAYADAVAPGIALAQAIGRWGNWFNQELYGRATDLPWALKITSSADGRVPGTYHPTFLYESLWCIGVAVLVIWADRRFKMGHGRAFALYVAAYCAGRFWVEYMRVDDAHHILGLRLNNWTALIVFLLAVVYIVVSAKKRPGREDVVEPGADASGGEAEGEAEADADADADADVKDDDVKDEAGSATKKT; encoded by the coding sequence ATGGAACTTGCCTACATTCCCAGCCCGTCGCGCGGAGTGATCAACCTCGGTCCCATTCCGCTGCGCGGCTACGCATTCTGCATCATCATCGGTGTCTTCGTAGCCGTCTGGCTCGGCAACAAACGCTGGGTCGCCCGGGGCGGGCGGTCCGGCACGGTCGCCGACATCGCGGTCTGGGCCGTGCCGTTCGGACTGGTCGGCGGACGCCTCTACCACGTGATCACGGACTACCAGCTGTACTTCAGCGAGGGCCGTGACTGGGTGGACGCCCTCAAGATCTGGGAGGGCGGCCTCGGCATCTGGGGCGCGATCGCCTTCGGCGCGCTGGGCGCGTGGATCGGCTGCCGCCGCCGCGGCATCCCGCTGCCCGCGTACGCCGACGCCGTCGCCCCCGGAATCGCCCTCGCGCAGGCCATCGGCCGCTGGGGCAACTGGTTCAATCAGGAGCTGTACGGGCGGGCGACCGATCTCCCGTGGGCCCTGAAGATCACGTCCTCGGCGGACGGGCGGGTGCCGGGCACGTACCACCCGACGTTCCTCTACGAGTCGCTGTGGTGCATCGGCGTCGCCGTGCTGGTGATCTGGGCCGACCGCCGCTTCAAGATGGGGCACGGGCGGGCGTTCGCGCTGTACGTCGCCGCGTACTGCGCGGGCCGGTTCTGGGTCGAGTACATGCGGGTCGACGACGCCCACCACATCCTGGGGCTGCGGCTGAACAACTGGACCGCGCTGATCGTGTTCCTGCTCGCGGTGGTCTACATCGTGGTGTCGGCGAAGAAGCGGCCCGGCCGGGAAGACGTGGTCGAGCCCGGCGCGGATGCCTCCGGCGGTGAAGCCGAGGGAGAGGCCGAGGCGGACGCCGATGCCGATGCCGATGCCGATGTCAAGGACGACGACGTCAAAGACGAGGCCGGGTCGGCGACCAAGAAGACGTGA
- a CDS encoding HpcH/HpaI aldolase/citrate lyase family protein, with product MTRFPLTWLYAPGDRPHVVAKALASGADIVVVDLEDAVAPDRKDYARAATADLLREPEHPVPVHVRVNALATPAAAKDLAALADLPGLSGLRLPKVTSAEQIIHLAQTTPPSAPGTIPLHALLESALGIERAHAIASAHPALHGISLGTADLRADLGVRDDAGLDWCRSRVVVAARAAGLPPPAQSVHPDIRDLEGLAESCAHGRTLGFLGRAAIHPRQLPVIERAYLPTEEELEQAETIIKAAATEQGAQALRDGTFIDAAVVAAAHRTLSLAHRA from the coding sequence GTGACGCGCTTCCCCCTGACCTGGCTGTACGCTCCCGGCGACCGCCCGCATGTGGTGGCCAAGGCCCTGGCGTCCGGCGCCGACATCGTCGTCGTCGACCTGGAGGACGCCGTGGCCCCGGACCGCAAGGACTACGCCCGGGCGGCCACGGCCGACCTGCTCCGCGAACCGGAGCACCCCGTCCCCGTCCACGTGCGGGTGAACGCCCTGGCCACCCCGGCGGCGGCGAAGGACCTCGCGGCCCTGGCCGACCTCCCCGGCCTGTCCGGCCTGCGTCTGCCGAAGGTGACCTCGGCCGAGCAGATCATCCACCTCGCCCAGACGACCCCGCCCTCCGCCCCGGGCACCATCCCGCTGCACGCCCTGCTGGAATCGGCCCTCGGCATCGAACGCGCCCACGCGATCGCCTCCGCCCACCCCGCCCTCCACGGCATCTCCCTGGGCACCGCGGACCTCCGGGCCGACCTGGGCGTACGGGACGACGCGGGCCTCGACTGGTGCCGCTCCCGCGTCGTCGTGGCCGCGCGGGCGGCGGGCCTGCCTCCGCCGGCCCAGTCGGTCCATCCGGACATCCGCGACCTGGAGGGCCTGGCGGAGTCCTGCGCCCACGGCCGCACCCTGGGCTTCCTGGGCCGAGCGGCCATCCACCCCCGTCAGCTCCCGGTGATCGAACGGGCCTACCTCCCCACGGAGGAGGAACTGGAACAGGCCGAGACGATCATCAAAGCGGCCGCCACGGAACAGGGGGCCCAGGCCTTGCGGGACGGAACCTTCATCGACGCGGCGGTGGTCGCGGCGGCACACCGCACCTTGTCCCTGGCCCACCGCGCCTGA